The Ipomoea triloba cultivar NCNSP0323 chromosome 14, ASM357664v1 region GCACCAAGAGTTAGAGGTCACACACTTGGCGAGATATCACAAGTGTGTGAGAACCTAGATGCTCACAACTCCGGCCCTCTATGGGAGGATGACGTCCGGAGGAAACTCGTAGACAAGATATTTGATGAAATTTTTCAACTGAATGAGGattgggagtccgagtgtgacgccactcggtatgGTGCATATAGTTTCCTTAGGTAGACCAATTGTCATTTCGACTTCTACCATAGCCCGTAGAGTGCAAGAGTCAAGGAACCCTAATCTAACTCATTTACCTTACGCGTGTTTTAGTTGAATTGAATCACTTCCCGAACCAATGCCTTGTGACTACTTTATTCCCGAATTGTTTTAGTAGTTAAAGGTAGTTTCTCTAAACTCTCCAATTTGACATCCTTCGAGAACACGATACTCGGGGATTCCCTCTCCGTTTTATCACCTTCCACATCACCGCTAAAACTACTATTTCACTTTTctataaggaaaaatattagAACATCTTTCCATATAAAAAGGGAGAGTCAATAAAGGATTTCTCTCTTGACATAAAGAAGAAGAACTACTATAAGAAAGGAGATTTTGTGAGTGATTTTGGAATGCTAAGAATAAGAAATGAGtaaggtatttataggtgaaGCTTAGGGTTAATCTTGTAAATAACCTCAAGTTCAAGGTATAATTAAAATCTACCCATTATTTTGTCATCCCATAACCTAACACACCATTGGTGTGGATATTATGTCATCCCTATATCACACACCATATATTTTATTCCAATAATAATCTCGATTGAACCATAATCCTGACTGGATTGCGTATATGAACTGGGCTACCATATTATCTTTATGGCCGTAATGCCATATCCAAAAGGCATATTCCAAATGAATTCGCAATGGCTTCAAATCCCATTCATTCTTTCCCTCatcatttttttctctcccACTCATTCACAATATTTTTCTCTTCCTCCTTTTCGAAGTCACCATTTTTCTCTCCCTCAAATTTATCCTCACTTTCCACACTACTTTTGTCAAACACAATGTAACCCTTTCATCACCACCCATTTCCTCTTCAACTTGGCCAAAAGATTGCACATTATCAAGGCACAATTTATCACACAATTCATCGATCACATTTTTCCAAGCAAGTATCCATGTATTTCAAATTCACATGCGGTTATTCATCTCATGTTCAACTTTATCTATTTCATGATCATCGTCACCTTGTGAGCATTCAAATCAAAACATTCATATaggttaatgtccaatgtttatatttaaataaatatttgaaagtatatcaatgcaagattatataggaaaagtttatacatgggtaattgaatgtcgaatttttttacttaaatatctaactcaaagtatatgaatccaagataatatagaaaattcgttataattattactaaaataaatgtttggaaccttgtaaaatcgatagtctaaatatttggtctaaaaatgatagtctaaataaatactacttttaatttgaatttttctaagtgttcgtaattctcttttgagtaacattgtcattgtcttcatctttactatttgttctcttcctttttgttggtagtgtgttatttgcaattcggttattgttggtagcatataagataacgtcatgcaatgagattatgatataggagctatggacattcctttaggtgttctttttattggggttcatttggttcaaccattattgttgaatgagttattgtagataaagaaacccatagtttaagaaaaaagattaaataaattaataaaaatttgaaaatttaaaatattatgtattccaaagatattaaaagatagtttctcgcttcaatttgctgggtaatgggttatttgagtactttcattgtcaacaaatcccccaagtagttaatatgattggtttcaaactattcttttttattttttcatggtattaaagaaatacatatgtatcattttttttgtgtaactactaattcatttaattcaataagagtaaaatagagtgactccgcttcaatttgttgggttattatttgagtactctctttgtcaaccaatccccaattagttaatataattagcttcaaattattttaaaattttttttcatagtattaataaaatacttggtaactaaatacataacattattttgtactataactttgataacTCATTACCCgataaactaccttttaatatctttggaatacataatattttaaattttcaaatttttattaaattatttaatcttttttcttaaactagggacttttttatccacaataactcattcaacaataatggttgaaccaaatgaaccccaagcagaacacctaaaggaaagttcatagctcttatatcataatctcattgtatGACGTTgccatctatgctaccaacaatatccgaattgcaaataacacactaccacaaaaaggaagagaacaaatagtaaagatgaagacaatgacaatgttactcaaaagagaattaagaacacttagaaaaattcaaattaaaagtacgtagtagtatttatttagactatcatttttagaccaaatatttagactattgatttacaaggttgcaaacatttattttagtaataattataatgaattttctatattatcttggattcatatactttgaattagatatttaaataaaaaaattcgccattcaattacccatatataaatttctcctatataatcttgcattgatatactctcaaatatttatttaaatataaacattgggcattaaccattcgcacaatgcgcgtataaaactagtttttaTAATAACTATTATGATTTCTATCATAAGTAACAAAACTATCCTAGATTCGACCCGTCTCATATATTAAGATCCTTGAGACGCTCACACACAAGTATGATTCCATGAATATTTGTTTGAgttcattaaaaacaaaaacaaaaacgaaaacaaacaaacaaacaaaaacaaaacaaaaagggaaaaaaaatcctGCCGACAGACCATAGTGAACAAATGAACATGAGAGCAagtgtgttattattatttgctcAAAATGTTTGTATTATATCCATTttgttacatatataatatctttaaaatatGTCACGAGATTTTAAAGTACGGAGTACATGTTAACACTTGGTGGatgcggtattgactctttgtgtttcaataagttgagaaagtatagacaAACAGATACTACATACAATTTAAGTGTATATACCATTTATTAATTATGGAggcatttccatttttggtcctattgttattggggcattgccaattttagtccacttcattaatttttgccacaatgcggccagtcttatttagtccttgccagttttagtccaccgttaaaattttcgtcaaatggccaTCCAAAACAgaggtatttttggtcttttcatgctttggtcatctccttgaccccttgtagtggttttccttacacattttcatccaatgaagaagtccgacgaaagccatgtgagccacattacaaacccATGGCATTTGAATGATTCACAATCAATATACTTACTCATACTGAAACTTACAAAGTCATCTTTTTGAAGATCGAAGAAATTCCGGGACTTGGATAAAACTTTGTAATCCGCTTTTGTTCTTTTAATTGACATAGACCCcgaacctcttcattggatgaaaatgtataaggaaaaccactacaaagggtaaaggaaatgatcaaagcatgaaaatatcaaaatacCCATGTTTTGgacaattatttgacaaaaattttaatggtggactaaaagtgataaggactaaataagactggctgcaatgtgacaaaaattaatgaagtggactaaaattcgcaatgccccaataacagtaagaccaaaaatgaaaatgactcttaattatgttatattagATGCATTATTATCCTATTAACGTGATATACTATAATTGatccaaatataaattaatcgtaattcaaattttactctTATGGGACACAAGTGTTTGAAACGCACAAATGGTCCTCCCTAAAATATGCCAACAAGTATTTCGATGGTCGCATAATTCACTAGTATTCTTATACTTGAGAAGTCTGATTCAAAGGTGACGAAGAAAATTCACACCTTAGGTATCGACTAGGTAAACCAAAGTCTAATTCATTGTTCTATTGTTACCACATATAAACGACTACACCATTTTGTGCACAAGGTTCTTGTGTCCCAATTTTCCCACCCACCAACCACAAGACTCTCAAAGCATTCAGACTGGGAAAAATACAAGGTCAGCTAATACAGAACTAAACTGGGAAAAGCACCAATACACAACTTTGTTTTTACTAATAGTAAAAGATAAAACAGTGAAGTTTacatgtgaatatgtgataGCCTAGTACAGCTCTGATATGAAGGAGTAAAACAGCAAGACAATGAATAAAAAGGATTGAAGAGCACGCAAACAGATAGCTTCCGGAATTCTAGCCCCTAACAGGGGAAAACAGTGTCTAAAACCATATCATGAGTTTAGAAAGCTATGAGCAGCATCTGAACTCAGTTCTTCATAAACCTGAAAGCAACAAATAAGAGGTTGAGTCACTTACTGAGGTAATTATGTCCAAAGATTCCATAGTCAACCAAATAGCAAAAGCGCTATCATGGAGTATACTTACAAGTTTCATGTAAACTTGCTGAAATGCCTTGCAAAACTTTTCTGCTTCCACTGTGCCAACCTGTAAATTGCAAGGACAACTGCAGTTAAAGAGCCATTACATCTTCATCACATCATTTCAGTTCCATTGCCAATCAATGGAGAGCTTGAATAGGTGTTTCTACAATAGACAATATGGATGCAAAGCAAAAGCAAGAGGGAAGGAAATCAGGAAAATATTGCTTTTAGGTCGGGTGCCAGTGTTCTGTGTTCCTGCTACAATGAAGAGTGCATATGCACTATGTTCTGGTCTACTGCTAAGGAAGATAGAGTTGGGGTGTGTCTAATTTGATTCTTCTAGGGGTTTCACTAGTTTTAAGTTTCAATGGTCATTTCTTGTACGGATCATGATGGGTTCTCTTCTTTGCAGGTACACCTCCATCTATGATTGTAGTAGATGGGTTTCACCTCAGTTTTGTGTTTTTAATGAAATCACATTACCATATCAGAATCTATGGAAGTATTCGTTAAACATGATACAATAGAAAGACAATTCTGAGTTGACATAAGGAAATGGCTACATAGAATTAAgatatcatttataattttttgcaCCCACCCATTTCTCTTAGATGCCAAAAAGTAACACCCTGCTCATCAACGTTTATCTTTTCTCTGAATTAGAGGTGGTAGCATTGACTATTCAagtgggaaaaagaaaaaaggaatctATCCCTGATTTACAACAAAGTATAACACAAATTGGAAAATCATAGAACACAAAGTAGCAGATCATGATAACAAACAGAACTCATATCATCTGGTGGAATGCCTATAAATGAACAAGTGATTCATAACCATAAGAGTGGAATATGTTCTGTATACTAGACAGCAAAAAGTGATGCATTCCCCTATTTGCTAGTGAATGTTGGGTTAGCCTGTATTCCATAAAGACATAATTCCATTCATCAACCAAGGAATAAAAATAATGAGTAATAAGACAAACCTTTTGCTCTGCAACTGCCTTCAGTTTGTTCCAAAATGCATCTGTATCATGTCAATACATCTAGTTAACAAAAATTTCCAATTCAAATGATTAAGAATACATACTAAACTACTGTCTAATCCCTTAGAGGTTCATGTCACCATATCATTTTCAACTACAGCTCCGCACCGAATCTCAACAATCGTTCAATCTACCAAGTAAATTGTAGCAGAACAAAAAGAAACCTTAtgattcaaagagaaaaaacaGTGCTCATGTAAGCATTTTCAGTATGTATTCGAATCCAAAGCAACAACAAAAATGCAAATACTTCAGGTTTCTCTAATTTAGAAACATAGTGCATGCATTTTCcataaaaagaaattgaacCCTTAATGGTTTACAAAAGTACCATGGTAGTCAATTTCCCGAGTCTTAGAACTACCTCCATCAGCTCCATTCCCTTCATTGAGTAGTTTCCTTCCCTAATGGTGAAAATTTTGGAATCAGATGCTATAAAGCTATAATTTAACCAAGCTCCATACCGAAAGCATTCTATGTTTATCTACCTCCAAATTTCGCACCGACTGAGAAGCTGATTGCCTCGTCTCAGATTCAAGctgaaagtaaaaaaataaataaataaataattgtttcaaGCAACTAAATATATCAATTACTTCAGCAACTAATTCTTTTCTCTATAATCTAAACCTAAACTTTAACTTAAATTCCTGGAAAGTTAATATCAGCTAGCAGAGGCAAATCAAAGAATATGGAAAAAGAGAACAGATAATAAAATATAGTGTAGTCTCGGAGAAATTTGTGTATATACGGTTGTATCTATCAGAGAGTTGGGAGGTTTACGTGAAAATCGCGAGATCTGACGACCGGGAAGAGCTCAAGAAAACGTCGGAATTCAAGCTCATCCATGGCCGGAACTCCTGCCTTCTCCGAGTTGAACGCTCAACGTCGTCTGGTGCAAGAATTTCAAGTCAATACTCAATAGTCCTTGTCCTTTcaaattgctttcttttaaaatttttttttcttccatggGTGATGAAAATGTTTAACTTTTAGTCCCTTAAGTAGTATTTCACTTATAGTTAcagtaaaattaaaaaggagttaattccatttttggtcctagatctATAGgcgtcattccacttttagtcttttttttcaaaacatttcattttggtcctagtattattgtggcatgactatttttggtcctttatcaacaaaattgttaaaattctcataaatgcaagggcatttcggtctcaaatagggatttt contains the following coding sequences:
- the LOC116003791 gene encoding uncharacterized protein LOC116003791 isoform X1 codes for the protein MDELEFRRFLELFPVVRSRDFHLESETRQSASQSVRNLEGRKLLNEGNGADGGSSKTREIDYHDAFWNKLKAVAEQKVGTVEAEKFCKAFQQVYMKLVYEELSSDAAHSFLNS
- the LOC116003791 gene encoding uncharacterized protein LOC116003791 isoform X2, whose product is MDELEFRRFLELFPVVRSRDFHLESETRQSASQSVRNLEGRKLLNEGNGADGDAFWNKLKAVAEQKVGTVEAEKFCKAFQQVYMKLVYEELSSDAAHSFLNS